A genomic window from Mesosutterella faecium includes:
- a CDS encoding SNF2-related protein — translation MAKLQFGTTWWGRKWLEALQQGQSDPGRESRGRSYFTRGRVLGLEIENETGRLLARVQGTAARPYRVTLRLPRIDPEKARRLASALAAHPQTLALLLEHQLEPGFDELARSFGVNLFPASAEDFAPVCTCPDEPGCCKHVWAVFYALVRRIDTDPFELFRLGGVDFGETLRGLGVDLEAQSRTGILTIDSFLFWKLPAAEAGAAAGSEPPKGFEAVPLYRLQPMEKALLSLLPEKFALLPGGRPWLARVWNRLKKNAARCWTQRSQEAKSDVWRFIDRGPLGSYGPVVPRIGLFDDTLDFIRPHPSGAQPRALSERRPAGWLLGALLELGRAEAQAHSAGLAFWEQLVTIALALMKNGAVAPVLVRHQGARQAACTLAWEPALASSLVREIVASGARAMDSSGVKPLELPPERTGTPEGRFLTVLTVLITAFSHYFQENAGRERMKLVPGLFLDRYRCLEEGACDSEIQALERYLRPLVFYQSSTRWKPVVTLRRTKGEDLSANLGIVPAAAAREIRPVLLRDLLSSPDYAADRYSVLSDFQILAKAYPPLSRVIETGGLAVRVPQSDLKGFLFDSKPALELLGARVLLPRSLRKLLRPSLVARISGSAGGSARSFFTKEMLSEFSWKVAVGGHELTEEQFRQLARHSGEIARLGEDYVWLDPEDIDRIEKKLSSRRAPGYAERLRAVLTGKLDGARVVASSDILAELRRMNRSIEVRLPESVHATLRPYQMRGFCWLVKNLKLGLGSLIADDMGLGKTLQVIAAIAWLKDEGGLERGRVLAAVPASLLVNWVREIRRFAPSLSCAIYHGQDRRLPGQEQMPDVLLTTYGTLRRDFDALSKRRWRLLVLDEAQAVKNTGTEAYGAASAFPASQVIAMTGTPVENRLMEYWSIFSIVQPGFLGSTSEFRTNFVNPIEGEHDPEVSEAFRRLVAPLMLRRVKTDRSVIEDLPERLVQDVPVRLLPAQAALYERALQEALPAISEAEKGGAKDRVRRKALVLRLITELKQICNSPSQYLKTREPEPDSAKAQALLEILAECRSNRRKALVFTQYREMGERLQDWIEKRFGRRPQFLNGSVAVSQRAAMVDDFQNNPDSDILLVSLKAGGTGLNLTSASVVVHYDLWWNPAVENQASDRAWRIGQQRDVLILRFVTEGTFEERINEMLTEKRRLADLAVGEGERWIGDLSSSQIEELFGLGREGG, via the coding sequence ATGGCGAAACTGCAGTTTGGAACAACCTGGTGGGGCAGGAAATGGCTGGAGGCCCTGCAGCAGGGCCAGTCCGATCCCGGGCGCGAAAGCCGCGGGCGCAGCTACTTCACCCGCGGCCGCGTGCTGGGGCTTGAGATCGAAAATGAAACGGGCAGGCTGCTCGCCCGGGTGCAGGGAACCGCCGCGCGCCCTTACCGGGTCACCCTCCGGCTGCCCCGCATCGACCCTGAGAAGGCCCGCCGGCTTGCCTCGGCTCTCGCCGCGCACCCGCAGACGCTGGCGCTGCTGCTCGAGCACCAGCTCGAGCCCGGGTTCGACGAGCTCGCCCGCAGCTTTGGAGTGAACCTTTTCCCCGCCTCGGCGGAAGACTTCGCCCCCGTGTGCACGTGCCCCGACGAGCCCGGATGCTGCAAGCACGTCTGGGCCGTGTTCTATGCGCTTGTGCGCCGCATCGACACCGATCCCTTCGAGCTTTTCCGGCTCGGGGGCGTTGATTTCGGCGAAACCCTGCGGGGGCTCGGCGTGGACCTTGAGGCGCAGTCCCGGACGGGGATCCTCACGATCGATTCGTTCCTTTTCTGGAAGCTGCCCGCGGCGGAAGCCGGGGCCGCGGCCGGCTCAGAGCCTCCGAAGGGGTTCGAGGCGGTGCCTCTTTACCGGCTCCAGCCGATGGAAAAGGCGCTGCTGTCGCTGCTGCCCGAGAAGTTCGCGCTGCTGCCCGGCGGCAGGCCCTGGCTCGCGCGCGTCTGGAACCGCCTGAAAAAGAATGCCGCCCGATGCTGGACGCAGCGCTCCCAGGAGGCGAAAAGCGACGTCTGGCGCTTCATCGACCGCGGACCGCTCGGCTCCTACGGGCCCGTGGTGCCGCGGATCGGCCTTTTCGACGACACCCTCGACTTCATCCGCCCGCACCCCTCGGGCGCCCAGCCGCGTGCCCTTTCGGAGCGCCGCCCCGCGGGCTGGCTGCTCGGGGCGCTCCTCGAGCTCGGGCGCGCCGAGGCCCAGGCCCATTCCGCAGGCCTCGCGTTTTGGGAGCAGCTGGTCACCATCGCGCTCGCCCTCATGAAAAACGGGGCGGTCGCGCCCGTGCTGGTGCGCCATCAGGGGGCCCGCCAGGCCGCCTGCACGCTCGCCTGGGAGCCGGCGCTTGCCTCCTCGCTCGTGCGCGAGATTGTCGCTTCCGGCGCCCGCGCCATGGACTCGAGCGGCGTGAAGCCGCTCGAACTCCCCCCCGAAAGGACAGGAACGCCCGAGGGGCGTTTCCTCACCGTGCTCACGGTGCTGATTACCGCTTTTTCGCACTACTTTCAGGAAAATGCAGGCCGCGAGCGGATGAAGCTCGTGCCCGGGCTGTTCCTTGACCGCTACCGCTGCCTTGAGGAGGGAGCCTGCGACTCGGAAATCCAGGCCCTCGAAAGGTACCTGCGGCCGCTGGTCTTCTATCAGAGCTCCACGCGCTGGAAGCCCGTGGTGACGCTGCGGCGTACAAAAGGCGAGGACCTGTCGGCCAACCTCGGCATCGTGCCGGCGGCGGCCGCCCGCGAAATCCGGCCGGTGCTGCTGAGAGACCTGCTGTCCTCGCCCGATTATGCGGCCGACCGCTACTCGGTCCTCTCCGACTTCCAGATTCTCGCCAAGGCTTACCCGCCGCTGTCGCGGGTGATCGAGACCGGGGGGCTCGCCGTGCGGGTGCCCCAGTCCGACCTGAAGGGCTTTCTCTTCGACTCGAAGCCGGCGCTCGAGCTGCTGGGCGCGCGGGTGCTGCTTCCCAGGAGCCTCAGAAAGCTCCTGCGCCCCTCGCTTGTCGCCCGGATCTCGGGCTCCGCAGGCGGATCGGCCCGCTCCTTTTTCACCAAGGAGATGCTCTCGGAGTTCTCCTGGAAGGTCGCCGTGGGCGGCCACGAGCTCACCGAGGAGCAGTTCCGGCAGCTCGCCCGGCACAGCGGCGAGATCGCGCGCCTGGGCGAGGACTACGTGTGGCTCGACCCCGAGGACATCGATCGGATTGAAAAGAAGCTGTCCTCCCGGCGCGCCCCGGGCTACGCCGAGCGGCTGCGGGCGGTGCTCACCGGAAAGCTCGACGGCGCGCGGGTTGTGGCCTCCTCGGACATCCTGGCGGAGCTGCGGCGCATGAACCGGAGCATCGAAGTGCGGCTGCCTGAGTCAGTCCACGCGACGCTGCGCCCCTACCAGATGCGGGGCTTCTGCTGGCTCGTGAAAAACCTGAAGCTCGGCCTCGGCTCGCTCATCGCCGACGACATGGGGCTGGGCAAGACCCTGCAGGTGATCGCCGCGATTGCGTGGCTCAAGGACGAGGGAGGCCTCGAGCGCGGCCGGGTGCTCGCCGCGGTGCCCGCCTCGCTGCTCGTCAACTGGGTGCGCGAGATCAGGCGCTTTGCGCCGTCGCTGAGCTGCGCCATATACCACGGCCAGGACCGCCGCCTGCCCGGGCAGGAGCAGATGCCCGACGTCCTGCTCACCACTTACGGCACGCTCAGGCGCGACTTCGACGCGCTCTCGAAGCGCCGCTGGAGGCTGCTCGTCCTCGACGAGGCGCAGGCCGTGAAGAACACTGGAACCGAGGCCTACGGCGCGGCCTCCGCCTTTCCGGCCTCTCAGGTCATCGCCATGACCGGCACCCCGGTTGAAAACCGCCTCATGGAGTACTGGTCGATCTTCTCCATCGTGCAGCCGGGCTTTCTGGGCAGCACCTCCGAATTCAGGACGAATTTCGTGAACCCGATCGAGGGCGAGCACGACCCGGAAGTCTCGGAGGCTTTCCGCAGGCTCGTCGCCCCGCTGATGCTGCGGCGCGTGAAGACCGACCGCAGCGTGATCGAGGACCTGCCCGAGCGGCTGGTGCAGGATGTGCCGGTGAGGCTGCTGCCCGCTCAGGCGGCTCTTTACGAGCGCGCGCTTCAGGAGGCGCTGCCTGCGATCAGCGAGGCGGAGAAGGGCGGAGCGAAGGATCGCGTCCGCCGCAAGGCGCTTGTGCTCAGGCTGATCACCGAGCTCAAGCAGATCTGCAACTCGCCGTCCCAGTATCTGAAGACCCGGGAGCCGGAGCCCGACAGCGCGAAGGCGCAGGCCCTGCTCGAAATCCTGGCCGAATGCCGCTCGAACCGCCGCAAGGCGCTTGTTTTCACCCAGTACCGGGAGATGGGCGAGCGGCTCCAGGACTGGATTGAGAAGCGCTTCGGGCGCCGCCCTCAGTTTCTGAACGGCAGCGTCGCGGTCTCGCAGCGCGCGGCCATGGTCGATGATTTCCAGAACAATCCCGACTCGGACATTCTGCTGGTTTCGCTCAAGGCCGGAGGCACCGGCCTCAACCTCACCTCGGCTTCGGTCGTGGTCCACTATGACCTCTGGTGGAATCCTGCGGTTGAAAACCAGGCGAGCGACCGCGCCTGGCGGATAGGCCAGCAGCGCGACGTGCTCATCCTGCGCTTCGTCACCGAGGGAACCTTCGAGGAGCGGATCAACGAGATGCTCACGGAGAAGCGCCGCCTCGCCGATCTTGCGGTGGGCGAGGGCGAGCGCTGGATCGGGGATCTCTCCTCCTCGCAGATTGAGGAGCTCTTCGGGCTCGGGCGGGAAGGCGGCTGA
- a CDS encoding AIPR family protein produces the protein MSEEALLQQYFSDLQTEVRHIAAQMGLNPTFAQVESAFTEQAAGLMTEMGLIASRPEVSTVEGLFGNSKLRITACALSDDRDRLDLFVSLYESSDRIFELSLEEAKKAAGQALQFLKHCADGSLSKKMPESGVAASLVSLIEFNWKSLDQVKLWVLTNGLAGSTRFKPQEIEGRLVGLEIIDLRRLSRMALEGEKGESVNIDFSQRCGEPLPCVFYSDETLPYDTALCLFPGEILRSLYENYDARLLEANVRSYLSLQSKVNRGMYATLREHPENFLAFNNGIVVVAEKLQIARTSSGTTGIKVLAGMKIVNGGQTTATLFFARRRDRGIDLSKIRIPAKILIPKSADALAGESFVTDVSRFANTQNNVRASDLSSSSPFHVGLEHIARTTWCPDGATQWFYERATGSYRTMLAKESSPAARRRMKAAVPPSNRITKLDLAKYMNAWLGHPDLVCQSPQKNFALFMKGLEEQTDIENLQITAGTWKDIVSVAIFYRSSYRLAKSAYPGEAAVIAAYSVAVAAGKLGRRLRLRSIWEAQGLSEQLKAQIAGWQKEINGILRLSALGKPLSEWARDPDCWRFVKESVEGQPAQGIPEMSPEAAQEPAAGPAPKPEAEPVPSAAPAQPEG, from the coding sequence ATGTCAGAGGAAGCGCTCCTGCAGCAGTACTTCAGTGATCTTCAGACCGAAGTGAGGCATATCGCCGCCCAGATGGGACTCAATCCCACTTTTGCACAGGTCGAGAGCGCCTTCACTGAACAGGCGGCGGGGCTGATGACCGAGATGGGCCTGATCGCCTCCCGGCCGGAAGTGAGCACGGTCGAAGGGCTGTTTGGAAATTCGAAGCTTCGCATCACCGCCTGCGCGCTCTCCGATGACCGAGACAGGCTCGACCTTTTTGTCTCTCTCTACGAGTCTTCGGACCGGATTTTCGAGCTGAGCCTTGAAGAGGCGAAGAAGGCGGCCGGGCAGGCCCTGCAGTTCCTGAAGCACTGCGCCGACGGATCGCTCTCGAAAAAAATGCCGGAAAGCGGCGTGGCGGCCTCGCTCGTGTCGCTGATCGAGTTCAACTGGAAGAGCCTGGATCAGGTGAAGCTCTGGGTGCTCACGAACGGCCTGGCCGGCAGCACCCGCTTCAAGCCCCAGGAGATCGAGGGCAGGCTGGTCGGGCTTGAAATCATCGATCTGCGGCGGCTCTCGCGAATGGCGCTCGAGGGCGAAAAAGGCGAGAGCGTCAACATTGACTTCTCGCAGCGCTGCGGGGAGCCGCTGCCGTGCGTCTTTTACTCCGATGAGACGCTGCCTTACGACACGGCGCTCTGCCTATTCCCGGGCGAAATCCTGCGCTCGCTCTACGAGAACTATGACGCGAGGCTTCTCGAGGCGAACGTGCGCTCCTACCTGTCTCTCCAGTCCAAGGTGAACCGCGGGATGTACGCCACGCTGCGCGAGCATCCCGAGAACTTCCTCGCCTTCAACAACGGCATCGTCGTGGTGGCCGAGAAGCTGCAGATCGCACGGACTTCGAGCGGCACGACCGGCATCAAGGTCCTCGCAGGCATGAAGATCGTGAACGGGGGCCAGACGACGGCCACGCTCTTTTTCGCCCGCCGCCGCGACCGCGGCATCGACCTCTCGAAGATCCGCATCCCCGCCAAAATCCTCATCCCCAAGTCCGCCGACGCGCTGGCGGGCGAATCGTTCGTGACCGATGTATCGCGTTTTGCGAACACGCAGAACAACGTCCGCGCCTCGGACCTTTCCTCTTCCTCGCCTTTCCATGTCGGGCTTGAGCACATCGCGCGCACGACCTGGTGCCCTGACGGGGCGACCCAGTGGTTCTACGAGAGGGCCACGGGGTCCTACCGCACGATGCTCGCCAAGGAGAGCTCGCCGGCGGCCCGGCGCCGCATGAAGGCGGCTGTGCCGCCGTCGAACCGGATTACGAAGCTCGATCTGGCCAAGTACATGAACGCCTGGCTCGGACACCCGGACCTGGTCTGCCAGTCGCCGCAGAAGAATTTCGCGCTCTTCATGAAAGGGCTGGAAGAGCAGACCGACATTGAGAACCTGCAGATCACCGCCGGCACCTGGAAGGACATTGTGTCGGTCGCGATTTTTTATCGGAGCAGCTACAGGCTCGCCAAAAGCGCCTATCCGGGCGAGGCCGCCGTGATTGCCGCCTACTCGGTCGCGGTCGCGGCCGGAAAGCTCGGCCGCAGGCTCAGGCTCCGCTCCATCTGGGAGGCCCAGGGGCTTTCCGAACAGCTCAAGGCCCAGATTGCGGGCTGGCAGAAGGAGATCAACGGCATCCTCAGGCTCTCGGCGCTTGGCAAGCCCCTGTCCGAATGGGCGCGGGATCCGGACTGCTGGCGCTTTGTGAAGGAGTCCGTTGAGGGACAGCCCGCCCAAGGGATTCCGGAGATGTCGCCGGAGGCGGCGCAGGAGCCCGCGGCCGGGCCCGCTCCAAAGCCCGAAGCGGAGCCGGTTCCCAGTGCGGCCCCGGCGCAGCCCGAAGGCTGA
- a CDS encoding HU family DNA-binding protein, translated as MNRQELVDRVAAAENLPKAQAARILETVLTAVKETVKSGDKLTLVGFGTFKLQERPARTGRNPSTGAEIKIPATKVPKFVPGAAFKAAVNEPKKRGCRSRAKARK; from the coding sequence ATGAATCGTCAGGAACTCGTGGATCGCGTCGCTGCGGCTGAAAATCTGCCGAAAGCTCAGGCCGCCCGCATTCTGGAAACCGTTCTCACGGCCGTGAAAGAGACGGTGAAGTCAGGCGACAAGCTCACGCTCGTGGGCTTTGGAACGTTCAAGCTTCAGGAGCGCCCCGCCCGCACCGGCCGCAATCCGAGCACCGGCGCCGAGATCAAGATTCCCGCCACGAAAGTGCCGAAATTCGTTCCGGGCGCGGCCTTCAAGGCTGCCGTGAACGAACCGAAGAAAAGGGGCTGCCGCAGCCGCGCGAAGGCCCGCAAGTAA
- a CDS encoding tetratricopeptide repeat protein, whose protein sequence is MAKSAREIGQSLFPAPGGDEAGRAAGTVLDLLQGRPRARRATESDMEAYSRAAATGDPQAQYELARLLVSGRPLSIQNREAAKWLRKASAREHAASEALLGLLYARGQGVRPDPERAVALFRAAAVSGNAAAQYHLGIALENGFGTEKNEREALSWFRLAGAQGHLLAQLHVGRCYRQGRGCRPDPVQATLWLRRAASQGHPQAALELGLLYGEGLGLKVRPEESAAETFKWISRAAAEGLAEAQYRLALLYSVGRGCEADPSRALEWARAAAASGHAGAMLFLGSCLRHGDGAPRDLPGALALARRAGELSGGALGRGALEEIEAVASPEEKAQAQELLRRSGGNAELIASTLARSRGKNRPGSFENR, encoded by the coding sequence ATGGCGAAAAGCGCGCGCGAAATCGGCCAGAGCCTCTTTCCCGCCCCGGGCGGAGATGAGGCGGGGAGAGCGGCCGGCACCGTTCTCGACCTTCTTCAGGGCAGGCCCCGGGCGAGAAGGGCGACGGAGTCCGACATGGAGGCCTACTCGCGCGCTGCCGCCACGGGCGACCCCCAGGCGCAGTACGAGCTCGCGCGGCTGCTCGTCTCGGGGCGCCCCCTTTCAATCCAGAACCGGGAGGCTGCGAAGTGGCTTCGCAAGGCGAGCGCGCGCGAACACGCCGCAAGCGAGGCCCTGCTGGGGCTGCTCTACGCCCGCGGCCAGGGCGTCAGGCCCGACCCGGAGAGGGCCGTCGCGCTTTTTCGGGCCGCCGCCGTCTCAGGCAACGCCGCGGCCCAGTACCACCTTGGCATCGCGCTTGAAAACGGCTTCGGGACCGAGAAGAACGAGCGCGAAGCCCTCAGCTGGTTTCGGCTCGCCGGCGCGCAGGGGCACCTGCTCGCGCAGCTGCACGTCGGGCGCTGCTACCGGCAGGGCCGGGGCTGCCGCCCCGACCCCGTCCAGGCGACGCTCTGGCTCAGGCGGGCGGCGAGCCAGGGTCACCCCCAGGCCGCGCTGGAGCTGGGGCTGCTCTATGGCGAGGGGCTTGGGCTGAAAGTCCGCCCGGAGGAGAGCGCCGCGGAGACTTTCAAATGGATCAGCCGCGCGGCCGCCGAGGGGCTTGCCGAAGCGCAGTACCGGCTCGCGCTGCTTTACTCGGTCGGGCGCGGCTGCGAGGCCGATCCCTCGCGCGCCCTGGAGTGGGCGCGGGCGGCCGCGGCCTCGGGGCACGCCGGGGCGATGCTTTTTCTCGGCTCGTGCCTGCGCCACGGGGACGGCGCGCCGCGCGACCTCCCCGGGGCTCTCGCCCTCGCCCGCCGGGCGGGCGAGCTCTCGGGGGGCGCCCTCGGGCGCGGCGCGCTCGAGGAGATCGAGGCCGTGGCAAGCCCGGAGGAAAAAGCGCAGGCGCAGGAGCTGCTGCGCCGCTCGGGCGGCAACGCCGAACTCATCGCCTCGACGCTTGCGCGCTCGCGCGGGAAAAACCGGCCCGGCTCTTTCGAAAACCGCTGA
- a CDS encoding class I SAM-dependent methyltransferase produces MTDDYAPRPEDIKDAYRRFEILSDGVSPESEASDQRVSRYWDGRAAGFGEVRCKELQSARRGLWLSEIRPLLPSSKGPLRILDIGTGTGFFAILMAQLGHEAVGVDLSPQMIAQARKIARSCGVKPEFRLMNALELDFPDESFDVVLTRNLTWTLPDVRAAYKEWIRVLRHGGVFVNFDADYGYVSFTDLTRRLRQEGGKNAHEGIGEEVLDECDTIKRDLSISWVPRPVWDESVLRELGCVCVESDTGLSSRIYREQDDSWNPVAMFRLSCRRP; encoded by the coding sequence ATGACAGACGATTACGCCCCGCGCCCCGAAGACATCAAGGACGCCTACCGCCGCTTTGAGATTCTCAGCGACGGAGTCTCTCCCGAATCCGAGGCTTCCGACCAGCGGGTGAGCCGCTACTGGGACGGCCGCGCGGCCGGCTTCGGCGAGGTGCGCTGCAAGGAGCTTCAAAGCGCGCGGCGCGGCCTCTGGCTCTCTGAGATCCGGCCGCTGCTGCCTTCCTCGAAGGGGCCGCTCAGGATTCTCGACATCGGCACCGGCACGGGCTTCTTCGCCATCCTCATGGCCCAGCTCGGCCACGAGGCGGTTGGCGTAGACCTGTCGCCTCAGATGATCGCCCAGGCCCGTAAAATCGCCCGCAGCTGCGGAGTGAAGCCCGAGTTCAGGCTCATGAATGCGCTGGAGCTTGATTTTCCGGACGAGTCCTTCGACGTCGTTCTCACGCGCAACCTCACCTGGACGCTGCCCGATGTCCGGGCGGCCTACAAAGAGTGGATCCGCGTGCTGCGCCACGGCGGGGTCTTCGTTAATTTCGATGCGGACTACGGCTACGTCTCCTTTACGGATCTCACCCGCCGCCTAAGGCAGGAGGGCGGGAAAAACGCCCACGAGGGCATCGGCGAGGAAGTGCTCGACGAGTGCGACACGATCAAGCGCGATCTCTCGATCAGCTGGGTGCCGCGCCCTGTGTGGGACGAATCGGTGCTGCGCGAACTGGGCTGCGTCTGCGTGGAGTCCGACACCGGACTTTCCTCAAGGATCTACCGCGAGCAGGATGACTCCTGGAATCCGGTCGCGATGTTCCGCCTTTCCTGCCGCAGGCCCTGA